In Oryza brachyantha chromosome 2, ObraRS2, whole genome shotgun sequence, a single window of DNA contains:
- the LOC102718342 gene encoding uncharacterized protein LOC102718342 isoform X2, which produces MNRGVNDSGLGFQAVREGISAMEFDKKGIYLASVTAAGCLTVHDFETLYCSTYGPSHSLPDESSNYLLHISNSMPLCAVRWNPANQDEIVCASRQNDMVLLFDIGCVSSRPTEILRKGRSRYPVLSEFRKGLTDVAFSSDDKSWLFASGLDGAVFMWDMRLSKKHCLELIGYPESQFSSVKLNIDNRTVFAGTKEGTVHAWDLRGGRASAAFQSHNEVQQLSSVKISTLLSKIPSLKDQTNIVSSEILSIDFNPTCSYQLAFHLDNGWSGALNINTLSVSHLHCPPPDWLESMNFMLQKLQRKPTWLPTSSIYAVGSASNSGGMHLLDFHPDTSSACHVDYNEEVRDSEEKKPAVNKFIPLSQRVFSCAAHPFYHTILAGTQFSSLLILSQKQESIKDSE; this is translated from the exons ATGAATCGAGGTGTTAACGATTCAGGCCTGGGATTTCAAGCAGTAAG AGAGGGGATTTCAGCAATGGAGTTTGATAAAAAG GGAATATACCTTGCATCAGTTACAGCCGCAGGATGTTTAACTGTGCATGATTTTGAGACCTTGTACTGCTCCACATATGGTCCGTCACATA GTTTGCCAGACGAATCATCAAATTATTTGCTACATATATCAAACTCAATGCCCCTATGTGCTGTCCGATGGAATCCAGCAAATCAAGATGAG ATAGTTTGTGCATCTAGACAAAATGACAtggttctcctgtttgatatTGGCTGTGTCTCATCCAGGCCAACTGAA ATTTTACGGAAAGGAAGATCCAGATATCCTGTGCTCTCTGAATTCCGCAAAGGTTTGACAGATGTAGCCTTTTCTTCAGATGATAAGTCATG GTTATTTGCTTCTGGCCTTGATGGGGCGGTCTTCATGTGGGACATGCGGCTAAGTAAAAAACACTGCCTTGAGCTCATAGGATATCCAGAATCTCAATTTAGCAGTGTCAAGCTAAATATAGATAATCGG actGTGTTTGCTGGAACTAAAGAGGGCACTGTTCATGCCTGGGATCTCCGTGGAGGGAGGGCATCAGCTGCTTTTCAAAGCCATAATGAG GTTCAACAATTGTCATCAGTGAAGATATCAACTTTGTTGAGCAAAATTCCATCGCTAAAG GATCAAACAAACATTGTCTCGAGTGAAATTCTTTCGATAGACTTCAATCCTACTTGCTCATATCAGTTGGCCTTCCACCTTGACAATGGCTG GTCTGGAGCCCTGAACATTAACACCCTCAGTGTGAGTCACTTGCACTGCCCTCCTCCTGATTGGTT GGAGAGCATGAACTTCATGTTGCAAAAGCTACAGAGAAAACCAACCTGGTTGCCTACATCTTCA ATTTATGCAGTTGGATCTGCCTCCAATAGTGGTGGCATGCATCTATTGGATTTTCATCCGGATACAAGTTCAGCATGCCATGTTGACTACAA TGAGGAAGTAAGAGACTCAGAGGAAAAGAAACCTGCAGTAAACAAGTTTATTCCTTTATCCCAGAGAGTTTTTTCCTGTGCAGCGCATCCCTTCTATCATACAATACTTGCTGGTACTCAG TTTTCATCTTTGCTTATATTATCGCAAAAGCAAGAATCCATCAAAGACTCAGAGTAG
- the LOC102718342 gene encoding uncharacterized protein LOC102718342 isoform X1 — protein sequence MEKFLVAAAPPPTGDAPAPLPPRRHRWSRIAVELDGRVDARFRHRESVRLLDSFSEIRTFNHNYYMEGQERCTTYMNRGVNDSGLGFQAVREGISAMEFDKKGIYLASVTAAGCLTVHDFETLYCSTYGPSHSLPDESSNYLLHISNSMPLCAVRWNPANQDEIVCASRQNDMVLLFDIGCVSSRPTEILRKGRSRYPVLSEFRKGLTDVAFSSDDKSWLFASGLDGAVFMWDMRLSKKHCLELIGYPESQFSSVKLNIDNRTVFAGTKEGTVHAWDLRGGRASAAFQSHNEVQQLSSVKISTLLSKIPSLKDQTNIVSSEILSIDFNPTCSYQLAFHLDNGWSGALNINTLSVSHLHCPPPDWLESMNFMLQKLQRKPTWLPTSSIYAVGSASNSGGMHLLDFHPDTSSACHVDYNEEVRDSEEKKPAVNKFIPLSQRVFSCAAHPFYHTILAGTQFSSLLILSQKQESIKDSE from the exons ATGGAGAAGTTcctcgtggcggcggcgccgccacctacCGGCGATGCGCCGGCACCGCTTCCTCCGAG ACGCCACCGGTGGAGCCGCATCGCCGTCGAGCTGGACGGCCGCGTCGACGCCAGGTTTCGGCACCGGGAGTCCGTTCGCCTGCTCGATTCGTTCTCCGAG ATAAGGACCTTCAATCACAATTACTACATGGAAGGCCAGGAGCGGTGTACAACATAT ATGAATCGAGGTGTTAACGATTCAGGCCTGGGATTTCAAGCAGTAAG AGAGGGGATTTCAGCAATGGAGTTTGATAAAAAG GGAATATACCTTGCATCAGTTACAGCCGCAGGATGTTTAACTGTGCATGATTTTGAGACCTTGTACTGCTCCACATATGGTCCGTCACATA GTTTGCCAGACGAATCATCAAATTATTTGCTACATATATCAAACTCAATGCCCCTATGTGCTGTCCGATGGAATCCAGCAAATCAAGATGAG ATAGTTTGTGCATCTAGACAAAATGACAtggttctcctgtttgatatTGGCTGTGTCTCATCCAGGCCAACTGAA ATTTTACGGAAAGGAAGATCCAGATATCCTGTGCTCTCTGAATTCCGCAAAGGTTTGACAGATGTAGCCTTTTCTTCAGATGATAAGTCATG GTTATTTGCTTCTGGCCTTGATGGGGCGGTCTTCATGTGGGACATGCGGCTAAGTAAAAAACACTGCCTTGAGCTCATAGGATATCCAGAATCTCAATTTAGCAGTGTCAAGCTAAATATAGATAATCGG actGTGTTTGCTGGAACTAAAGAGGGCACTGTTCATGCCTGGGATCTCCGTGGAGGGAGGGCATCAGCTGCTTTTCAAAGCCATAATGAG GTTCAACAATTGTCATCAGTGAAGATATCAACTTTGTTGAGCAAAATTCCATCGCTAAAG GATCAAACAAACATTGTCTCGAGTGAAATTCTTTCGATAGACTTCAATCCTACTTGCTCATATCAGTTGGCCTTCCACCTTGACAATGGCTG GTCTGGAGCCCTGAACATTAACACCCTCAGTGTGAGTCACTTGCACTGCCCTCCTCCTGATTGGTT GGAGAGCATGAACTTCATGTTGCAAAAGCTACAGAGAAAACCAACCTGGTTGCCTACATCTTCA ATTTATGCAGTTGGATCTGCCTCCAATAGTGGTGGCATGCATCTATTGGATTTTCATCCGGATACAAGTTCAGCATGCCATGTTGACTACAA TGAGGAAGTAAGAGACTCAGAGGAAAAGAAACCTGCAGTAAACAAGTTTATTCCTTTATCCCAGAGAGTTTTTTCCTGTGCAGCGCATCCCTTCTATCATACAATACTTGCTGGTACTCAG TTTTCATCTTTGCTTATATTATCGCAAAAGCAAGAATCCATCAAAGACTCAGAGTAG
- the LOC102712142 gene encoding 60S ribosomal protein L6-3-like produces MAPTSKLSQGIKRASRSHTYHRRGLWAIKAKHGGAFPKAEKPAAAAEPKFYPADDAKPRTPSTRKANPTKLRSTITPGTVLIMLAGRYMGKRVVFLKQLKSGLLLITGPFKVNGVPIRRVNQAYVIATSTKVDISGVKVDKFDDKYFARDKKAKAKKTEGELFETEKEATKNLPDFKKDDQKALDAELIKAIEAVPDLKTYLGARFSLRDGDKPHEMQF; encoded by the exons ATGGCGCCGACGTCGAAGCTGTCGCAGGGCATCAAGCGGGCGTCGCGCTCGCACACCTACCACCGCCGCGGGCTGTGGGCCATCAAGGCCAAGCACGGCGGCGCCTTCCCCAAGGCCGAgaagcccgccgccgccgccgagcccaaGTTCTACCCCGCCGACGACGCCAAGCCCCGCACGCCCAGCACCCGCAAGGCCAACCCGACCAAGCTCAG GTCGACCATTACGCCCGGGACGGTGCTGATCATGCTCGCGGGGAGGTACATGGGGAAGCGCGTGGTGTTCCTGAAGCAGCTCAAGTCCGGCCTGCTCCTCATCACCG GACCTTTTAAGGTCAATGGCGTTCCCATCCGCCGTGTGAACCAGGCCTATGTCATTGCCACATCCACGAAGGTTGACATCTCTGGTGTTAAGGTGGATAAGTTTGATGACAAGTACTTTGCCCGGGACAAGAAGGCAAAGGCCAAGAAGACTGAGGGTGAACTTTTTGAGACTGAGAAGGAG GCCACCAAGAATCTGCCCGACTTCAAGAAGGATGACCAGAAGGCATTGGATGCTGAATTGATCAAGGCTATTGAGGCTGTCCCAGACCTGAAAACCTATCTTGGTGCCCGGTTCTCTCTGAGAGACGGCGACAAGCCCCATGAGATGCAATTCTAA
- the LOC102712420 gene encoding ribosome biogenesis protein BRX1 homolog 1-like, which translates to MAKKRKRTSDAPASACAAEKPDEFAPERPERTLFGFKDKPADEPEPEAASEGGEDAAVAPFRNKEKVLVTCSRRIIYRYRHLMLNVVSLLPHAKKDSKVESKQSKGNALNELLELRSCSSCLFFECRKQKDLYLWMVKSPGGPSVKFLVNAVHTMEELKLTGNHLKGSRPLLTFSTNFDEQPHWKLVKEMLTQIFATPKDHRKAKPFHDHVFVFSIVDDHVWFRNYQISVPHNEIDKVDKGGLDKMTLVEVGPRFCLNPIKIFGGTFGGPTLYENPYYVSPNQIRALEKRKKAGKYATKVKAKVRRKMHEMENTLEPDEFAELWKGED; encoded by the exons ATGGCGAAGAAGCGGAAGCGCACCTCCGACGCCCCCGCCTCGGCGTGCGCGGCAGAGAAACCCGACGAGTTCGCGCCGGAGCGGCCCGAGCGCACCCTCTTCGGCTTCAAGGACAAGCCTGCCGACGAGCCCGAGCCCGAGGCCGCCTCTGAGGGCGGAGAGGACGCCGCAGTGGCGCCGTTCCGCAACAAGGAGAAGGTGCTTGTGACCTGCTCCCGCCGAATCATCTACCG GTATCGGCATCTGATGCTGAACGTGGTGTCGCTGCTGCCGCACGCCAAGAAGGACAGCAAGGTTGAGTCGAAGCAGAGCAAGGGCAACGCGCTCAACGAGCTGCTCGAGCTCAGGAGCTGCTCCAGCTGCCTCTTCTTTGAG TGCAGAAAACAGAAGGATCTTTACCTTTGGATGGTTAAGTCCCCCGGAGGACCATCAGTGAAATTCCTAGTTAATGCTG TTCACACCATGGAGGAATTGAAGCTTACTGGGAACCATTTGAAAGGGTCACGGCCTCTTCTAAcattttctacaaattttgaTGAGCAACCTCATTGGAAGCTTGTGAAAGAAATGCTTACTCAG ATTTTTGCTACTCCAAAAGACCACCGAAAGGCAAAACCTTTTCATGATCATGTGTTTGTCTTCTCCATCGTTGATGACCATGTTTGGTTCAGAAATTATCAG ATTTCTGTTCCACATAATGAGATTGACAAGGTTGATAAAGGAGGTCTGGATAAGATGACACTCGTTGAG GTTGGTCCAAGGTTCTGTTTGAATCCAATCAAAATATTTGGTGGTACTTTTGGTGGCCCTACATTGTATGAGAATCCATACTATGTGTCTCCCAATCAG ATCCGTGCACTAGAAAAGCGGAAGAAGGCTGGCAAATATGCCACGAAGGTGAAGGCCAAGGTGAGGAGGAAGATGCACGAGATGGAAAATACCCTGGAGCCAGACGAATTTGCTGAGCTTTGGAAAGGGGAGGACTAG
- the LOC102718627 gene encoding BTB/POZ and MATH domain-containing protein 1-like — MAPAACRGSPSRFSSASAIVADTETGYHLLKIGGYTRTKATAPTASFLSSSQFTVGGYRWRIDYYPNGASADCADYISLFLLLDEKATNSSVKVQAQFQISSTDQVMKPPPLASTRVNRYCEGSWSCAHRKFIKREDFEKSSDLRDDSFTIRCDVAVIGKIRTEEVTTTTFVVVPPPELNQQLGGLLETGMGADVVFQVGDETFAAHRCVLAARSLVFSAELYSSMKEGDAAGVVRIEDMEAQVFKMLLRYVYTETLPEMEEDVMCQHLLVAAGRYNLERLKLICEEKLCRYIAVGTVGNILALADQHHCAGLKKACFHFLSSQANLSAVIAADGFEHLSRSCLLECITIYSNTAPLL; from the coding sequence ATGgcccccgccgcctgccgcgggAGCCCGTCGCGGTtcagctccgcctccgccatcgtcgccgacaCGGAGACCGGGTACCACCTCCTCAAGATCGGCGGCTACACGCGCACCAAGGCGACGGCGCCCACCGCCTCCTTCCTCAGTTCCAGCCAGTTCACCGTCGGCGGTTACCGCTGGCGCATCGACTACTACCCCAATGGAGCATCCGCCGACTGCGCCGATTACATATCGCTTTTTCTCTTGCTAGACGAGAAGGCCACCAATAGCAGTGTGAAGGTGCAGGCACAATTCCAGATTAGTTCCACCGACCAGGTGATGAAGCCACCACCGTTGGCATCCACGCGAGTGAATAGATATTGTGAGGGTTCTTGGTCTTGTGCTCATAGAAAGTTCATCAAGAGGGAAGATTTTGAGAAGTCCAGTGATCTCAGGGACGACTCCTTCACCATCCGGTGCGACGTAGCGGTTATCGGCAAGATCCGCACCGAGGAGGTCACCACCACAACCTTTGTCGTCGTGCCCCCGCCTGAGCTAAACCAGCAGCTCGGCGGCCTTCTGGAGACCGGGATGGGTGCAGACGTGGTGTTTCAGGTCGGGGACGAGACATTTGCCGCGCACCGATGCGTGCTCGCGGCGCGGTCGTTGGTCTTCAGCGCGGAGCTCTACAGCTCGATGAAGGAGGGTGATGCTGCCGGAGTAGTGCGCATCGAAGACATGGAGGCGCAGGTGTTCAAGATGTTGCTCCGCTACGTGTACACCGAGACGTTGCCAGAGATGGAGGAAGATGTCATGTGCCAGCATCTACTTGTCGCGGCAGGTCGGTACAATCTGGAGAGGCTCAAGCTGATCTGCGAGGAAAAGTTGTGCAGATACATTGCTGTGGGCACGGTGGGGAACATCCTGGCGCTGGCCGATCAGCACCACTGTGCCGGTCTGAAGAAGGCGTGCTTCCATTTTCTCAGTTCACAGGCAAATCTGAGCGCGGTCATCGCCGCCGATGGCTTCGAGCATCTGAGCAGGAGCTGCCTGTTGGAGTGTATAACCATATACTCTAACACTGCCCCACTCTTATGA